Proteins from one Hemiscyllium ocellatum isolate sHemOce1 chromosome 8, sHemOce1.pat.X.cur, whole genome shotgun sequence genomic window:
- the LOC132818017 gene encoding GSK3B-interacting protein-like → MDCDSHDLKESMFNNFSDVADWEERDFAGAEVKDMRVEAEAVVNDVNFAVRHMAVSKSLPIGEDVAYINVETKEGNRYCLELTEAGLRVVAYGFDKVDKSLSMQYHETIYSLLDSLSPAYRDAFGNALLQRLEALKNVQE, encoded by the exons ATGGACTGTGATTCCCACGATCTGAAGGAGTCAATGTTTAATAATTTCAGTGATGTTGCAGATTGGGAGGAGAGAGACTTTGCCGGGGCAGAGGTGAAGGATATGAGAGTGGAGGCGGAGGCAGTGGTCAATGATGTCAACTTTGCTGTTCGTCACATGGCTGTCTCAAAAAGCCTCCCAATTGGAGAAGATGTTGCCTACATTAATGTAGAAACAAAAGAAGGAAACAGATACTGTCTTGAGCTAACTGAAGCAGGACTCCGG GTGGTAGCTTATGGCTTTgacaaggtggataaatcactgtCTATGCAGTACCATGAAACCATTTACTCTCTCCTGGACTCACTCAGCCCCGCATATCGTGATGCATTTGGTAATGCACTTCTGCAGAGACTCGAAGCTTTAAAAAATGTACAGGAATGA